A genomic segment from Gadus morhua chromosome 4, gadMor3.0, whole genome shotgun sequence encodes:
- the pdzph1 gene encoding uncharacterized protein pdzph1, giving the protein MSRRGRRRSSRRKSSSSSKQSTKRNCVLKKDKDNFNISGANLSQVNVLSVSGEEEKQAGIPSTEKRIKLDHHFCENLGKQIRTPEEHRLRIVTSVAIDNLKDSSPKIIFQQTQEPVFEDAQCSTFAITNVIKFNCIGSSIENHNIGGDSQNTKQNNINYNFSFGNVLTQKEAAFVIPARCENHTCCKNSYCNSNTALASPSPSPLPTSYFSHQGTTMSHHTDLSSDHSRDIVPTNEFSDIIQGNSLEELTEDMAAFNIDMDGSSCKQPSHFNSTEEMEMYDQLSGGLEYLDEAEDPHMVSNFFDQFSETDNFEPSFMRPSLSISRSSFTMDFVNKHDQNACFRNNSVATFQHRTCPMKRERRQTYPGTLDSLFTMQEDLLPFREFFSSGKISSLTMQSFTLQAEKLATFCQGDGGLSLFGTDVRQNSIYDGCAKYQKDGQNDVKQFDTETLETTSKVAFGNVESQQPANEPSQTHGGVECPPDSRALIKRDPGESVEQSAAAESGLEEEMRQLGCPRAGPVAGKHPLTSLIIQVIPPSPCTSDSTREEGPRHCVRNIDSRSRVKRKQATQDGAVSEQLDSASAVTVECDKGTLHMNPPSETQGKDNLDLTPKETVVPPVSESADLSKVRPNLRISLFARPAPSHYIDETIEPCSDCQRVDNKDTESSVNTTQDSKMDPETEEWRMQVCKTEKHNLAKASLEAKSHRKPPSHKDSDSSGSDHWANRRKLFKESRQWSGSMTSEITEDSVSEDTHSIDMIRDIEERGFYTATFHYLAWTYRGDDDPSGTSSTINPRPRPVSIRERTVKISKGSGEYPWGFRIQFSKPIVVTEVDTNGAAEEAGLMVGDYLQAVNGTDVTSIPHSEAAELARQGPDILTLTIGSDIARTPNTPRPACRGYLHKRTQSGFIKGWRKRWFVLTHDCGLHYFKHKRDEGKRVALATVKLEGAEVGADVSLGKPFVIRLCPQPVNRVYFLCATSNQEMKRWLEAMVNATQPVTQNHVWVDVTRHNSNLPPLAVKKPECLGLLYEIDKNKDMSRQLYCILKDGCLYFYSSIRSTHALGGMYLHGYGVKEQPMGSKKMTIELKPPSDEFKTFYLCAENPNENKRWIEALKVSINKWQPLHWEMRGYPKPAAEETKM; this is encoded by the exons ATGAGCAGACGAGGAAGGAGACGAAGCAGCAGGCGGAAGAGCTCAAGCAGCAGCAAAC AGAGCACCAAGAGAAACTGTGTCCTTAAAAAGGATAAGGACAACTTCAATATATCAGGGGCAAACCTTTCTCAGGTCAATGTTTTGTCAGTATCAGGTGAAGAGGAGAAACAGGCTGGCATTCCAAGCACTGAGAAGAGAATCAAACTAGATCATCACTTCTGTGAAAACCTTGGGAAACAGATCAGAACACCAGAAGAGCACAGGCTGAGGATTGTAACATCTGTGGCTATTGATAACCTCAAAGACTCATCCCCCAAAATAATATTTCAGCAAACACAAGAGCCAGTCTTTGAAGATGCACAATGTTCAACGTTTGCAATAACCAACGTCATTAAATTCAATTGCATCGGCTCAAGCATAGAGAATCACAACATTGGTGGAGACagtcaaaatacaaaacaaaacaacataaatTACAACTTCAGCTTTGGCAATGTTCTTACTCAGAAAGAGGCAGCATTTGTTATTCCAGCTAGATGTGAAAATCACACCTGTTGCAAGAATTCCTATTGTAACTCCAACACTGCATTAGCAAGTCCGTCTCCAAGCCCACTACCCACCTCGTATTTCTCCCATCAAGGGACAACCATGTCACATCACACAGACTTGAGTAGTGACCATTCCAGGGATATAGTCCCAACGAATGAGTTTTCTGACATAATCCAAGGTAACTCCCTAGAGGAGCTGACCGAAGACATGGCTGCTTTTAATATCGATATGGATGGTTCTTCTTGTAAACAGCCAAGTCATTTCAACAGCACAGAAGAAATGGAAATGTATGACCAACTATCTGGTGGCCTGGAATACCTGGATGAAGCGGAAGACCCTCACATGGTGTCAAACTTTTTTGATCAGTTCTCAGAAACTGACAACTTTGAACCGTCGTTTATGAGACCTTCCTTATCGATAAGCAGGTCAAGCTTTACCATGGATTTCGTGAACAAACATGATCAGAACGCCTGCTTCCGAAACAACAGCGTAGCAACCTTTCAACACAGAACCTGTCCGATGAAACGAGAGCGACGGCAGACCTATCCGGGGACGTTGGATTCGTTGTTTACGATGCAAGAGGACCTTCTGCCTTTTAGGGAATTCTTTTCCTCAGGGAAGATCTCCTCTTTAACGATGCAATCGTTCACGCTGCAAGCTGAAAAACTGGCTACGTTTTGTCAGGGAGATGGGGGGTTATCTCTCTTTGGAACAGATGTACGACAAAATTCTATATATGATGGTTGTGCAAAGTACCAGAAGGACGGGCAAAACGATGTCAAACAATTTGACACTGAAACGTTGGAGACAACATCTAAGGTGGCCTTTGGGAACGTTGAAAGTCAGCAACCAGCGAATGAACCCAGTCAGACCCATGGTGGCGTGGAGTGTCCTCCCGATTCAAGAGCTCTAATAAAAAGAGATCCTGGAGAATCAGTGGAACAGAGTGCTGCGGCAGAGAGTGGCCTGGAGGAAGAGATGCGTCAACTAGGGTGTCCCCGTGCAGGACCCGTTGCTGGTAAACACCCTCTCACATCTTTGATCATACAGGTGatccccccgtctccctgtACATCCGATAGCACACGGGAAGAGGGTCCACGCCATTGTGTCCGAAACATAGACTCAAGAAGCAGAGTCAAGCGAAAGCAAGCGACCCAGGACGGGGCCGTGTCTGAGCAGCTTGACTCTGCCTCGGCCGTTACAGTTGAATGTGACAAAGGAACCCTGCATATGAATCCACCATCTGAAACACAGGGGAAGGACAACCTAGACCTAACTCCCAAAGAAACAGTAGTTCCACCTGTATCAGAGAGCGCTGACCTCAGTAAAGTTCGACCAAATCTAAGAATATCCCTGTTCGCCAGGCCTGCTCCATCACACTATATCGATGAAACAATAGAACCTTGTTCAGACTGCCAGCGAGTAGACAATAAGGATACAGAATCTTCTGTAAACACCACACAAGATTCAAAGATGGATCCAGAAACCGAAGAATGGAGAATGCAGGTctgcaaaactgaaaaacacaaTCTTGCAAAAG CCTCTTTGGAGGCAAAGTCGCATCGGAAACCCCCGAGCCATAAAGACTCTGACAGCAGCGGCTCTGACCACTGGGCCAATAGAAGGAAGCTCTTCAAGGAGAGCAGGCAGTGGAGCGGCTCCATGACTAGTGAAATCACAGAGGATTCAG TATCTGAAGACACACACTCCATTGACATGATCCGAGACATCGAGGAGAGAGGTTTCTACACAGCGACGTTTCACTACCTTGCCTGGACTTACCGTGGAGATGATGACCCTTCAGGCACTAGTTCTACTATAAATCCCAGACCTCGGCCCGTCTCAA TTCGTGAGAGGACTGTGAAGATCAGTAAGGGAAGCGGAGAGTATCCATGGGGCTTTCGAATCCAGTTTTCCAAACCAATTGTGGTCACTGAAGTGGACACAA ACGGGGCAGCGGAGGAGGCAGGCCTGATGGTCGGAGACTATCTACAGGCCGTTAATGGAACGGATGTTACCAGTATTCCCCACTCTGAGGCAGCTGAGCTGGCCAGGCAAG GCCCTGACATTTTGACCCTGACCATCGGGTCGGACATCGCCCGCACCCCTAACACGCCCAGACCAGCGTGCCGTGGCTATCTCCATAAACGCACCCAGTCTGGATTCATTAAGggctggaggaagaggtggttCGTTCTCACGCACGACTGCGGCCTGCACTACTTCAAACACAAGCGG GATGAGGGGAAGAGAGTTGCATTGGCAACAGTGAAGCTGGAAGGGGCAGAAGTGGGAGCAGATGTTTCCCTGGGGAAACCGTTCGTGATCAGACTCTGCCCACAGCCTGTCAACCGAGTGTACTTTCTATGTGCCACCTCAAACCAGGAGATGAAAAG GTGGCTTGAAGCAATGGTGAATGCCACTCAACCAGTTacacag AACcacgtgtgggtggatgtgacGAGACACAACTCCAACTTACCCCCGCTAGCGGTCAAGAAACCCGAATGTCTGGGGTTGCTTTACGAAATAGATAAAAACAAGGACATGTCGAGGCAGCTCTACTGCATTCTCAAAGATGGCTGCCTCTACTTCTACAGTAGCATCCGCTCAACCCACGCGCTCG GTGGCATGTATCTCCATGGTTACGGTGTCAAGGAGCAGCCCATGGGCTCAAAGAAGATGACGATCGAGTTGAAGCCTCCTTCGGATGAGTTTAAGACATTCTATCTCTGCGCTGAAAACCCGAATGAAAATAAACG ATGGATTGAAGCGCTGAAAGTATCAATAAACAAGTGGCAACCATTGCATTGGGAAATGCGGGGCTACCCGAAACCAGCGGCGGAAGAGACCAAAATGTGA
- the auh gene encoding methylglutaconyl-CoA hydratase, mitochondrial — MAVLGGNRMVLQALRFQTGDLRYFRRAGAYANSFHVAVPANASVGRGSTRQYSAEAKDELRVKYLDGDDSGIVVFGINRPKSKNAISRNLVKLLSEAVDDVKKNNKVRSVIICSLVPGIFCAGADLKERAKMHQSEVGPFVSKARALITELGNLPMPTIAAIDGAALGGGLEMALSCDIRVSSNNAKMGLVEAKLAIIPGAGGTQRLPRCIGVSLAKELIFAARVVDGLEACRLGLVNHSVEQNPSGDSAYLRALALAREFNPQGPIAIRMAKLAINQGIEVDLSTGLAIEEACYSQVIPTKDRLEGLAAFREKRIPNFKGE; from the exons ATGGCGGTGCTCGGGGGGAACAGAATGGTCCTGCAAGCATTACGCTTTCAAACGGGGGATTTAAGATATTTTCGTAGAGCAGGGGCTTACGCAAACTCATTTCATGTTGCTGTTCCGGCTAATGCATCGGTCGGCCGGGGATCCACGCGTCAGTACAGCGCCGAAGCAAAAGATGAGCTGCGTGTTAAATATTTAGATGGAGACGATTCag GTATTGTTGTTTTTGGAATCAACAGACCAAAATCCAAAAATGCTATTAGTAGAAACCTTGTGAAACTG TTGTCCGAGGCTGTGGATGATGttaaaaagaataataaagTGCGAAGTGTCATCATATGCAGTTTAGTCCCTGGAATATTCTGTGCAG GTGCAGACCTCAAAGAAAGGGCAAAAATGCATCAAAGTGAAGTCGGCCCGTTTGTGTCCAAGGCAAGAGCACTGATAACAGAACTCG GCAATCTGCCAATGCCAACCATTGCGGCAATCGATGGAGCTGCATTGGGCGGGGGGTTGGAGATGGCTCTGTCTTGTGACATCAGAGTTTCAT ctaataatgcaaaaatggGTCTAGTGGAGGCCAAACTTGCCATCATTCCTGGCGCAG GTGGTACGCAGCGTCTGCCCAGGTGCATCGGCGTGTCCCTCGCCAAGGAGCTCATCTTCGCGGCCCGCGTGGTGGACGGGCTGGAGGCCTGCCGCCTGGGCCTGGTCAACCACTCTGTGGAGCAGAACCCCAGTGGGGACTCGGCCTACCTGCGGGCCCTCGCGCTGGCCCGGGAGTTCAACCCTCAG GGGCCGATTGCAATAAGAATGGCAAAGTTGGCCATTAACCAGGGAATAGAG GTGGATTTATCTACAGGACTGGCCATTGAAGAGGCATGCTATTCCCAG GTGATCCCAACAAAAGACAGACTGGAAGGTCTGGCTGCCTTCAGGGAGAAGCGAATTCCCAACTTCAAGGGGGAATAA
- the nfil3 gene encoding nuclear factor interleukin-3-regulated protein — translation MQTFKEEPGQRDLMGQNNSGSQFKTQSSCRRKREFIPDEKKDNVYWERRRKNNEAAKRSREKRRMNDVVLETKLMALGEENATLKAELLSLKLKFGLLSSEAYTQEMHKVSQCTAVLYRDFVTPSLGQDPNPQVIEEPLHLGNSYISVIKHSPHITHAETTQGSFNINCRTAEVIKKEPSDTGRYAQERASPYDLYRNCLSSPLASAYSQSPSLLQINMSSSNSPISSDDGVLSKLSDMEDEQQVPKGPGQASGAPPGVIVSTLKVPDQSGSSALPHKLRLKARGLQIKAEATDPQYPESLPKSTLLHTDVLHREARKTTQGSGIEYSQSSLSPPLSVQVNNIQDWPLGSEEWPQPGKERLCESYKEDSRINPDQNSSQVIANVKDSAHAPIDSENTFSRQGFSDLSVNFASLKRLITTKCQVSVIESTPISTFATGHSSK, via the coding sequence ATGCAAACATTCAAGGAAGAACCAGGCCAAAGAGACTTGATGGGCCAGAACAACTCGGGTTCGCAATTCAAGACCCAGAGCTCCTGTCGTCGGAAAAGGGAGTTCATCCCCGACGAGAAGAAGGACAACGTCTACTGGGAGAGACGGCGCAAAAACAACGAAGCGGCCAAGCGCTCGCGGGAGAAACGGCGCATGAACGACGTGGTGTTGGAAACAAAATTGATGGCACTCGGCGaggaaaacgctaccctgaaagCAGAATTGCTGTCCTTGAAGCTTAAATTTGGTCTTTTGAGCTCAGAGGCTTACACTCAGGAAATGCATAAAGTTTCTCAGTGCACTGCTGTGCTGTACCGGGATTTTGTTACACCCAGCTTAGGTCAAGACCCTAACCCCCAGGTTATAGAGGAGCCCCTACACCTGGGCAACAGCTACATATCAGTCATCAAACACTCACCCCACATCACACACGCCGAAACCACTCAGGGCAGTTTTAACATTAACTGCAGGACAGCAGAGGTTATCAAAAAGGAACCGTCAGATACTGGGCGCTACGCACAAGAAAGGGCTAGTCCGTATGACCTATACAGGAACTGCCTATCCAGTCCACTGGCCAGTGCGTACTCTCAATCTCCGTCCCTCCTGCAGATCAATATGTCCTCCAGCAACTCCCCGATAAGCTCTGACGACGGGGTACTGAGCAAGCTGTCTGACATGGAGGATGAGCAGCAGGTCCCCAAAGGGCCCGGGCAGGCTTCAGGCGCCCCTCCTGGCGTCATCGTCTCCACACTCAAAGTGCCGGATCAGAGCGGTTCTTCTGCCTTGCCTCATAAGCTTCGGCTTAAGGCCAGAGGCCTCCAAATCAAAGCAGAGGCCACAGACCCTCAATACCCGGAGTCCCTCCCAAAGTCTACCCTTCTTCACACTGACGTTCTGCACAGAGAGGCGAGGAAAACAACTCAGGGTTCTGGAATAGAGTACAGTCAATCTTCTCTAAGTCCTCCTCTGTCTGTGCAGGTGAATAACATTCAAGACTGGCCCCTAGGCTCAGAGGAATGGCCTCAGCCGGGCAAAGAAAGGTTGTGTGAGAGCTACAAGGAGGACAGCAGGATCAATCCTGACCAAAACTCCAGTCAAGTTATTGCAAATGTAAAAGACTCTGCTCATGCCCCTATTGACTCAGAAAACACGTTTTCTAGGCAGGGATTTTCCGACCTGTCTGTGAATTTTGCCTCTCTGAAAAGACTAATTACAACAAAGTGTCAAGTCTCAGTCATAGAGTCTACTCCAATTTCTACTTTTGCCACTGGACACTCCTCCAAATGA
- the ror2 gene encoding tyrosine-protein kinase transmembrane receptor ROR2 — MGTTDSDFVVVFVRSLLLMVALASNLRCEADPGMTLDMDGPAEVQSGAAPTAEGFYLRFLGPVNNITHFQGQTATLHCRVSGNPWPTIRWLKNDAPVVQEQGRISIRKTDSGSKLRITDLDTTDTGYYQCLATNTLKVISNTGVLYVKLGQLPTHGPVEKTPAKGFCQPYRGIACARFIGNQSIYVESLQMQGESENRITAAFTMIGTSTHLSDDCSQFAIPSFCHYVFPLCDEEARGPHRRQLCRDECEALEDDLCHAEYTIARSNPMILMQLELPSCHLLPPPASPDAASCMRIGVPAESLNPNSPPDHSCYNGSGAQYKGTLSVTKSGYLCQPWGTHYPHKHHLSPTEYPELRGGHNFCRNPGGQMQGPWCFTLDPQVRVDLCEIYPCKPPDNLKKEILYILIPSIALPLVIACLFFLFCMCRNKQKGNTDTPPRRQLAASPSQDMELPLLNQQKHHPTREISMSTLHFMEDLGEDRFGKMYKGHLYGAAHGEQSQVVAIKTLKDKADAALCEEFRQEGVLRARLQHHNVLCLLGVVTKEQPVSMVFGYSGRGDLHEFLVVHSPHSDVGGSDDDRTVKSTLEQADFLHIVTQIAAGMEYLSNHQVVHKDLAARNILVCDKLNVKIQDLGLSRDVYSADYYNLFGSNSFPVRWMSPEAIMYGKFSTDSDIWSFGVVLWEIFSYGLQPYCGYANQDVVEMVQGRQFLACPDDCPAGTYTLMLDCWSEFPTSRPRFKNIHARLRTWESASSYNSSAQTASTSNTTQTSSLSTSPVSNVSMGTANASRYASPKKSLPPYPHPQFMPMKGQMHRPMMPQQIYIPVNGYPPMQAYPYMQNFYPMQIPMPMAHQQMHHPTPLVAKAGSHHSGSGSTSTGYVTTLPSSSGGAERAAAFNDSKASDEDLADGSSQKEGDQNAEFQPVPETELLGDNEAVQED, encoded by the exons CTGACCCAGGGATGACTCTGGACATGGACGGGCCGGCTGAGGTTCAGAGCGGGGCGGCACCGACCGCTGAAG GCTTCTACCTGAGGTTCCTGGGCCCGGTCAACAACATCACCCACTTCCAGGGCCAGACTGCCACGCTGCACTGCAGGGTTTCGGGGAACCCCTGGCCAACCATCCGCTGGCTGAAGAACGACGCCCCCGTGGTTCAGGAGCAGGGACGCATCTCCATCCGGAAGACGGACTCGGGCTCCAAGCTGCGCATCACCGACCTGGACACCACCGACACCGGCTACTACCAGTGTCTGGCCACCAACACCCTGAAGGTCATCTCCAACACCGGGGTGCTCTACGTCAAGCTGG GACAGCTTCCAACACATGGCCCCGTTGAAAA AACACCCGCGAAAGGCTTCTGTCAGCCGTACCGGGGCATCGCTTGCGCTCGCTTCATCGGAAACCAGAGCATCTATGTTGAGTCTCTGCAGATGCAGGGGGAAAGCGAGAACCGCATCACAG cggcCTTCACAATGATCGGGACGTCCACCCACCTGTCGGACGACTGCTCCCAGTTCGCCATCCCGTCCTTCTGCCACTACGTGTTCCCCCTGTGCGACGAGGAGGCGCGGGGCCCCCACCGGAGGCAGCTGTGTCGGGACGAGTGCGAGGCCCTGGAGGACGACCTGTGCCACGCCGAGTACACCATCGCCCGCTCCAACCCCATGATCCTCATGCAGCTGGAGCTGCCCAGCTGCCACCTGCTgcccccgcccgcctccccGGACGCCGCCTCCTGCATGAGGATCGGGGTGCCCGCCGAGAGCCTGAACCCCA ACTCTCCCCCGGACCACAGCTGCTACAACGGCAGCGGGGCCCAGTACAAAGGCACGCTCAGCGTCACCAAATCAGGATACCTGTGCCAGCCGTGGGGTACCCACTACCCCCACAAGCACCACCTGTCGCCCACAGAGTACCCCGAGCTCCGGGGGGGCCACAACTTCTGCCGTAACCCCGGGGGTCAGATGCAGGGCCCCTGGTGCTTCACGCTGGACCCCCAGGTCCGGGTGGACCTCTGTGAGATCTACCCCTGCA agcCCCCAGACAACCTGAAGAAGGAGATCCTGTACATCCTGATCCCCAGTATCGCCCTCCCGCTGGTGATCGCCTGCCTCTTCTTCCTGTTCTGCATGTGCCGCAACAAGCAGAAGGGGAACACGGACACGCCTCCTCGCCGCCAGCTCGCCGCCTCCCCCAGCCAGGACATGGAGCTGCCTCTGCTCAACCAGCAGAAACACCAC CCGACGAGGGAGATCAGCATGTCCACCCTGCACTTCATGGAGGACCTGGGCGAGGACCGTTTCGGGAAGATGTACAAGGGCCACCTGTACGGCGCGGCCCACGGCGAGCAGAGCCAGGTGGTGGCCATCAAGACGCTCAAGGACAAGGCCGACGCCGCGCTCTGCGAGGAGTTCCGGCAGGAGGGCGTGCTGCGCGCGCGCCTGCAGCACCACAACGTCCTGTGCCTCCTGGGCGTGGTCACCAAGGAGCAGCCCGTGAGCATGGTGTTCGGCTACTCGGGCCGTGGCGACCTGCACGAGTTCCTGGTGGTGCACTCGCCCCACTCCGACGTGGGCGGCTCCGACGACGACCGCACCGTCAAGTCCACGCTGGAGCAGGCCGACTTCCTGCACATCGTGACCCAGATCGCCGCCGGCATGGAGTACCTCTCCAACCACCAGGTGGTCCACAAAGACCTGGCCGCCCGCAACATCCTGGTGTGCGACAAGCTCAACGTCAAGATCCAGGATCTGGGCCTGTCCCGGGACGTGTACTCGGCCGACTACTACAACCTCTTCGGCTCCAACTCCTTCCCCGTCCGCTGGATGTCCCCGGAGGCCATCATGTACGGGAAGTTCTCCACCGACTCGGACATCTGGTCGTTTGGCGTGGTGCTGTGGGAGATCTTCAGCTACGGCCTTCAGCCGTACTGCGGCTACGCCAACCAGGACGTGGTCGAGATGGTGCAGGGCCGGCAGTTCCTGGCCTGTCCCGACGACTGCCCGGCCGGGACCTACACCCTGATGCTGGACTGCTGGAGCGAGTTCCCCACCAGCCGGCCCCGCTTCAAGAACATCCACGCGCGCCTGCGGACCTGGGAGAGCGCGTCCAGCTACAACAGCTCGGCTCAGACGGCCAGCACCAGCAACACCACTCAGACCAGCTCCCTGAGCACCAGCCCCGTGAGCAACGTTAGCATGGGCACGGCGAACGCGTCGCGCTACGCCAGCCCCAAGAAAAGCTTGCCCCCCTACCCCCATCCTCAGTTCATGCCCATGAAGGGTCAGATGCATCGGCCGATGATGCCCCAACAGATCTACATTCCCGTGAACGGGTATCCGCCCATGCAAGCCTATCCGTATATGCAAAACTTCTACCCCATGCAGATTCCGATGCCGATGGCTCATCAACAGATGCATCACCCGACTCCGCTGGTGGCCAAGGCTGGGTCTCATCATAGTGGCAGCGGATCCACTTCCACAGGCTACGTCACCACACTGCCCTCCAGCAGCGGTGGGGCAGAGCGGGCAGCTGCTTTTAACGATTCCAAGGCCAGCGATGAAGACTTGGCTGACGGGTCGTCTCAGAAAGAGGGGGACCAGAATGCAGAGTTTCAGCCAGTTCCGGAAACAGAATTGCTTGGCGACAATGAGGCGGTACAAGAGGATTAG